The Prevotella melaninogenica genome has a segment encoding these proteins:
- the panB gene encoding 3-methyl-2-oxobutanoate hydroxymethyltransferase has protein sequence MGYLTTDKKKVTAKTLLEMKAAGEKITQMTAYDFTTAGIIDAAGIDSILVGDSASNVMAGNQDTTPITVEQMIYHARSVVRACQRCLVVCDMPFGSYQISREDGIRNAIRIIKETGAGALKMEGGKEIVDTIKGIVDAGIPVIGHLGLTPQSIHKFGGYGLRAKDDAEAEKLIEDALALDAAGVSAITFEKVPASLATKVTSMVKAATIGIGAGNGTDGQVLVYADALGMTQGFKPKFLRHFANVNKCMTEGVQEYIKCVKDTSFPSESESY, from the coding sequence ATGGGATATTTAACAACAGATAAGAAGAAAGTTACTGCAAAAACATTATTAGAAATGAAGGCAGCGGGGGAGAAGATTACTCAAATGACTGCCTATGATTTTACGACAGCAGGAATTATTGATGCCGCAGGAATCGACAGTATTCTTGTTGGTGATTCTGCATCGAATGTGATGGCAGGTAATCAAGATACAACTCCTATTACTGTTGAACAGATGATTTATCATGCACGTTCTGTTGTACGTGCTTGTCAACGTTGTCTTGTTGTTTGTGATATGCCATTCGGTTCTTATCAAATAAGTCGTGAAGATGGTATTCGTAATGCTATTCGCATTATAAAAGAAACTGGTGCAGGTGCACTCAAAATGGAAGGTGGTAAGGAGATTGTTGATACTATAAAAGGAATAGTTGATGCAGGTATTCCTGTTATTGGACATCTTGGTCTTACTCCACAAAGTATTCATAAATTTGGTGGATATGGACTACGTGCCAAAGACGACGCAGAAGCTGAGAAACTTATAGAAGATGCACTTGCGCTTGATGCTGCAGGTGTCAGTGCTATCACCTTTGAGAAAGTTCCTGCTTCTTTAGCCACAAAGGTTACTTCTATGGTGAAAGCTGCAACAATAGGTATCGGTGCTGGTAATGGTACAGATGGTCAGGTACTTGTTTATGCAGATGCTCTTGGTATGACACAGGGCTTCAAGCCTAAGTTCCTCCGTCATTTCGCTAATGTCAACAAATGTATGACAGAGGGTGTACAAGAATATATTAAATGTGTGAAGGATACGAGTTTTCCTTCAGAATCTGAGTCATATTAA
- a CDS encoding HU family DNA-binding protein: MNNKEFIAALAARTGYTQDESQKMVKTVVDMMGKSFETGDPVPVIGFGTFEVKKRLERVMVNPSTGLRMLVPPKLVLNFKPAATIKGHVRKGGQDNG; encoded by the coding sequence ATGAATAATAAAGAATTCATTGCAGCATTAGCAGCAAGAACTGGATATACACAGGATGAAAGCCAAAAGATGGTGAAAACTGTTGTAGATATGATGGGTAAGTCCTTCGAAACAGGCGATCCTGTGCCAGTTATTGGTTTCGGAACGTTTGAAGTTAAAAAGCGTTTGGAACGTGTTATGGTTAATCCTTCAACAGGTTTGCGTATGCTGGTTCCTCCAAAGTTGGTTCTTAACTTCAAACCTGCAGCAACAATCAAAGGACATGTAAGAAAGGGAGGACAAGACAATGGCTAA
- a CDS encoding vWA domain-containing protein, whose product MEFANSGYLLLLLLLIPYLLWYFLRGKGKEPTMRMSDTFAYQHAPKSWKVKLIHLPMALRCIVYALVVIVLARPQTYNAWDNKDTEGIDIMLTMDISASMLTEDVFPNRMEVAKEVASEFISSRPSDNIGLTIFAGEAFTQCPMTLDHAALLNLLHNVRTDLVTNGLMQDGTAIGLGLANSVSRLKDSKAKSKVVILLTDGSNNVGSISPMTAATIAKKFGIRVYTIGLGRETGEDIGAIDYKTLQDIAVLTNGEFYRAQSQAELSKIYQDIDKLEKTKMNIKSYDHLHEAYMPFAWLALLLFCFELILRWTVFRRLP is encoded by the coding sequence ATGGAATTTGCCAATAGTGGATATCTCCTTTTACTGCTTCTGTTGATACCGTATCTATTATGGTATTTCCTTCGTGGTAAAGGTAAAGAACCAACCATGAGGATGAGTGATACATTCGCTTATCAGCATGCTCCGAAAAGTTGGAAGGTGAAATTGATTCATCTCCCTATGGCTTTGCGTTGTATAGTTTACGCATTAGTAGTTATCGTTTTGGCACGTCCACAAACTTATAATGCTTGGGATAATAAGGATACTGAGGGTATTGACATCATGCTGACAATGGACATTTCAGCAAGTATGTTAACAGAAGATGTTTTTCCCAATCGTATGGAAGTAGCAAAGGAAGTTGCTTCTGAGTTTATCAGTAGTCGTCCAAGCGACAATATAGGACTTACTATCTTTGCGGGTGAAGCTTTTACACAGTGCCCAATGACGCTTGATCATGCAGCCTTGTTGAATCTTCTTCATAATGTTCGTACGGATTTAGTTACAAATGGATTAATGCAAGATGGCACTGCTATCGGTTTGGGATTAGCAAACTCTGTTAGTCGCTTAAAAGATTCTAAAGCTAAGAGTAAGGTTGTTATTCTGTTAACCGATGGTAGTAATAATGTTGGTTCTATTTCTCCAATGACAGCTGCTACCATAGCAAAGAAATTTGGTATCAGAGTTTATACAATCGGCTTAGGTAGAGAGACTGGGGAAGATATTGGTGCCATCGATTATAAGACATTGCAAGATATTGCGGTATTGACGAATGGCGAATTCTATAGAGCACAAAGTCAGGCTGAGTTATCAAAAATCTATCAAGATATTGATAAACTCGAAAAGACAAAGATGAATATTAAGTCATATGACCATCTACATGAAGCTTATATGCCTTTTGCTTGGTTGGCTTTGTTACTTTTCTGCTTTGAGTTAATTCTTCGTTGGACAGTCTTCAGACGATTGCCATAA
- a CDS encoding MFS transporter, translating into MDTQNIPVHVRLWNKHFWLLAMANLLLVMSSYMLVATIPLRMEVRGYSMLQIALVMGVFFIGIYLFGSLSGYLVQRYRRKNVFNVSTLLLLAVTGVLYYLSNLPYNSFDYTLLVGLRFIQGAFYGLSQLVLLSTLIIDTVEAVHRTEANHAATWFGRFALSFGPLAGIMVYQTMNFASVLLMSCICLAVSFIFVNLIRFPFRMPSEDFSRFSCDRFLLKGSHWLFVNVTLITSVVGLLLSIEHSPRFYGMLMVGFIIAILAERFVFADADLRSEATTGMIVIGIAILLMITRNQESVSYIVPILIGLGVGLIGSRFLLFFIKMSDHCQRGTSQSTFLLAWETGIGVGLVLSYGVFNLELPLILWIGLGILAVSLILYDTFIHSWYVKHKHR; encoded by the coding sequence ATGGATACTCAAAACATACCTGTTCACGTTCGTTTGTGGAATAAGCATTTTTGGTTATTGGCAATGGCTAACCTCTTGTTAGTCATGTCGTCTTATATGCTCGTTGCTACCATACCTTTGCGTATGGAAGTTAGAGGATATTCTATGTTACAGATAGCTTTGGTAATGGGTGTGTTCTTTATTGGAATATATCTTTTTGGTAGTCTTTCTGGCTATCTTGTTCAACGTTATCGTCGCAAAAATGTATTTAATGTCTCAACATTATTACTATTGGCTGTTACAGGTGTACTTTATTATCTAAGTAATTTACCTTATAACTCTTTTGATTATACGCTACTTGTAGGACTTCGTTTCATACAAGGTGCTTTCTATGGCCTTTCTCAACTCGTCCTTCTTAGTACACTCATTATTGATACTGTAGAAGCTGTACACCGAACAGAGGCAAATCATGCCGCAACATGGTTTGGACGTTTTGCTCTCTCATTTGGTCCTTTAGCAGGAATCATGGTATATCAAACGATGAATTTTGCTTCAGTACTCCTCATGTCTTGTATTTGCTTGGCTGTTTCTTTTATCTTTGTCAACTTAATAAGATTCCCATTTCGTATGCCAAGTGAGGATTTCTCTCGCTTTTCTTGCGATCGTTTTCTATTGAAAGGTAGTCATTGGCTTTTTGTCAACGTGACTCTTATTACATCTGTTGTTGGACTTCTTTTGAGTATAGAACACAGTCCTCGTTTTTATGGAATGCTGATGGTAGGCTTTATTATAGCAATTCTTGCTGAAAGATTTGTCTTTGCAGATGCAGATCTTCGCAGCGAAGCCACAACAGGAATGATTGTTATTGGTATTGCGATTCTACTGATGATTACTCGAAATCAGGAAAGTGTTAGCTATATCGTACCAATCCTTATTGGTTTGGGTGTGGGATTGATAGGAAGTAGATTCTTACTCTTTTTCATAAAGATGTCGGATCATTGTCAACGTGGAACGAGTCAGAGTACGTTTTTACTTGCTTGGGAAACAGGTATCGGTGTAGGGTTGGTTCTTTCTTATGGAGTATTTAATCTTGAATTACCTCTTATTTTATGGATTGGACTTGGAATTTTGGCAGTCTCACTGATTCTGTATGATACTTTTATTCATAGCTGGTATGTAAAACATAAGCATCGATAA
- a CDS encoding AAA family ATPase: MAESIDIRELNERIESQSSFVTNLTTGMNQVIVGQRHLIDSLLISLLSDGHILLEGVPGLAKTLAIKTLSQLVDARYSRIQFTPDLLPADVIGTQIYSQKDEAFHVKKGPVFANFVLADEINRAPAKVQSALLEAMQEHQVTIGDPTFTLPDPFLVLATQNPIEQEGTYMLPEAQVDRFMLKVVIDYPTLEEEKLVIRENLQESMPVVHPVITANEILEARSVVKDVYIDDKIIQYIADIVFATRYPERYQLPELKQMITFGGSPRASINLAKVSRAYAFIKHRGYVVPEDVRAVAHDVLRHRIGLSYEAEATDLTTEKIISEIINKVQVP; encoded by the coding sequence ATGGCAGAATCTATTGATATTAGAGAGTTGAACGAGCGGATAGAAAGTCAGAGTTCATTTGTAACCAACCTTACAACAGGTATGAATCAGGTTATCGTTGGTCAAAGACATCTGATAGACTCACTACTTATTTCGTTACTCAGTGATGGTCATATTCTTCTTGAGGGTGTGCCTGGTCTGGCAAAAACACTTGCTATCAAGACTCTATCACAGCTTGTTGATGCACGTTATAGTCGTATTCAGTTTACTCCAGACCTTTTGCCAGCTGACGTTATTGGTACACAGATTTATTCTCAGAAGGATGAAGCCTTTCACGTAAAGAAAGGTCCTGTATTTGCTAATTTTGTACTCGCTGATGAAATCAATCGTGCTCCAGCAAAGGTTCAGAGTGCATTGTTAGAAGCTATGCAGGAGCATCAAGTAACAATAGGAGACCCTACTTTTACACTTCCTGATCCATTCCTCGTATTGGCTACTCAGAATCCGATAGAGCAGGAGGGTACTTATATGCTTCCTGAAGCACAGGTAGACCGATTCATGCTGAAGGTTGTTATTGATTATCCTACATTAGAGGAGGAGAAACTTGTTATTCGCGAGAATCTTCAAGAGAGTATGCCTGTTGTACATCCTGTTATTACAGCGAATGAGATTCTTGAGGCACGTAGTGTAGTTAAGGATGTATATATTGATGATAAAATCATACAATATATTGCTGATATCGTTTTTGCGACACGTTACCCAGAGCGCTATCAATTGCCAGAATTGAAGCAAATGATAACATTTGGTGGAAGTCCACGTGCAAGTATCAATCTTGCAAAAGTAAGTCGTGCCTATGCTTTCATCAAGCATCGTGGTTATGTTGTCCCTGAAGATGTACGCGCAGTTGCACATGATGTTTTGCGTCATAGAATTGGTTTGTCTTACGAGGCAGAAGCAACTGATCTTACAACAGAGAAGATTATTAGTGAGATTATCAACAAAGTACAGGTACCTTAA
- a CDS encoding DUF4381 domain-containing protein — protein sequence MRKYIVIFILLILAVVSHAQVQVTASVDSTKILIGGRSHYFITVYAPKGTKISFPEFNNKKEIVSDVEVLSAKSDTADANSKVRIRRIYTITAWDAKRYTIPAQKVIVGGATKTTGNVTLDVQAVPVDTVKSTPMPPDGIQKVPFSWGEWVPVILVIVLALILICIVFYLYRILCHKKNGRALKKTRALSYYEQAKHDLSEIAANKMLYAEQKAYYTDVTNVLRKYISQRYNINALEMTSHEILESMKDVCDVSELKVVFNTADLVKFAKYSTDANDVTYYLDSIVHFIDSTKVEEPKEVIEEPKENISDTRSRKTIKFAIGLLLVTSVALLIYAAFEAYALLM from the coding sequence ATGAGAAAATATATTGTTATATTTATATTGCTTATCCTGGCGGTTGTAAGCCATGCACAAGTACAGGTAACGGCAAGTGTGGATTCTACCAAAATATTGATAGGTGGACGTTCACACTATTTCATTACTGTATATGCACCTAAAGGGACAAAGATATCGTTTCCAGAATTTAATAATAAAAAAGAGATAGTATCAGATGTTGAAGTACTAAGTGCTAAGTCTGACACAGCAGATGCAAATAGTAAGGTAAGAATAAGACGAATATATACCATTACTGCATGGGATGCTAAGCGTTATACTATTCCTGCACAGAAAGTTATTGTAGGTGGTGCGACTAAGACGACAGGTAATGTTACTCTGGATGTCCAGGCTGTTCCTGTCGATACAGTGAAAAGTACTCCTATGCCACCAGATGGTATTCAAAAGGTTCCTTTTTCATGGGGGGAATGGGTTCCTGTAATTTTAGTAATTGTACTTGCACTTATACTTATCTGCATTGTTTTCTATCTTTATAGAATTCTTTGCCATAAGAAAAATGGTAGGGCATTAAAGAAAACACGTGCACTATCTTACTATGAGCAAGCAAAACATGACCTTTCTGAGATAGCTGCAAATAAGATGTTGTATGCAGAACAGAAAGCTTATTATACAGATGTTACAAACGTTCTCAGAAAATATATCTCACAGCGTTACAATATCAACGCATTGGAAATGACTTCTCATGAGATATTAGAAAGTATGAAGGATGTTTGTGATGTTTCTGAATTAAAAGTAGTATTCAACACAGCAGACCTTGTAAAATTCGCTAAATATTCAACAGATGCGAATGACGTGACTTATTATCTTGATAGTATTGTTCATTTTATAGATAGTACAAAGGTTGAAGAACCAAAAGAGGTTATTGAAGAACCAAAAGAAAACATAAGCGATACTCGTTCACGTAAGACAATAAAGTTCGCTATTGGATTACTATTAGTGACATCCGTAGCTTTGCTTATTTACGCTGCATTTGAAGCCTACGCGCTTTTGATGTAA
- the rimO gene encoding 30S ribosomal protein S12 methylthiotransferase RimO yields the protein MKKNQIDIVTMGCSKNLVDSELIMKQFEENGFHCTHDSKRPQGEIAVINTCGFIEAAKEESINTILEFINRKKNGQLNKLYVMGCLSQRYKDELEAELPEVDKFYGKFNYKQLLTDLGKADVPACNGVRHLTTPRHYAYVKIAEGCDRHCAYCAIPLITGRHHSRPVEEVLDEVRGLVAQGVKEFQIIEQELTYYGVDLDGKHHITELISRMADIEGVEWIRLHYAYPNQFPLDLLDVIAEKPNVCKYLDIAFQHISDHMLDRMRRHVSKQETLDLIAEIRRRVPGIHLRTTLLVGFPGETDEDFEELKEFVTNARFERMGAFSYSEEEGTYSANHYKDDVPEDVKQARLDELMAIQQGISEELEAEKVGKTFKVIIDRKEGEYYVGRTEFCSPEVDPEVLISSTEKSLRIGKFYDVCITDSDEFDLFGEVVK from the coding sequence ATGAAGAAAAATCAGATAGATATTGTTACCATGGGCTGCTCAAAGAATCTTGTAGATTCAGAGCTAATCATGAAGCAATTTGAAGAAAACGGCTTTCATTGTACACATGACTCAAAGCGTCCACAGGGTGAGATTGCTGTTATCAATACATGCGGATTTATCGAAGCTGCAAAAGAAGAAAGTATCAATACGATTCTTGAATTTATCAATAGAAAGAAGAATGGACAGCTTAATAAGCTTTATGTAATGGGCTGTCTGTCACAACGATACAAAGACGAACTTGAAGCAGAACTTCCAGAGGTGGATAAGTTCTATGGTAAGTTCAATTATAAACAGCTACTGACAGATCTTGGTAAGGCAGATGTTCCTGCATGTAATGGTGTTAGACATCTTACCACTCCACGCCATTATGCTTATGTAAAGATTGCTGAAGGTTGTGATCGTCATTGTGCTTATTGCGCCATTCCATTGATTACGGGGCGTCATCATTCACGTCCTGTTGAAGAAGTTTTGGATGAAGTAAGAGGGCTTGTTGCTCAAGGAGTGAAGGAGTTTCAGATTATTGAGCAGGAACTGACCTACTATGGTGTAGACCTTGATGGTAAACATCATATTACTGAACTTATATCACGAATGGCTGATATAGAGGGAGTAGAGTGGATTCGTCTCCATTATGCTTACCCTAATCAGTTCCCACTTGATCTTCTCGATGTAATCGCAGAAAAACCAAATGTGTGTAAATATTTGGATATAGCCTTCCAACATATTTCGGATCATATGCTTGACCGTATGCGTCGTCATGTGAGTAAGCAGGAAACACTTGATTTAATTGCAGAGATACGTCGTCGTGTACCAGGTATTCATCTTCGTACAACACTTCTTGTTGGTTTCCCTGGTGAGACTGATGAAGATTTTGAGGAATTAAAGGAGTTTGTAACTAATGCTCGCTTTGAGCGTATGGGAGCCTTCTCTTATTCTGAAGAAGAAGGTACCTATAGTGCAAATCATTATAAAGATGATGTACCAGAGGATGTTAAGCAGGCTCGTCTCGATGAACTAATGGCTATTCAACAAGGAATATCAGAAGAGTTGGAAGCTGAGAAGGTAGGTAAAACCTTTAAGGTTATTATTGATCGTAAGGAAGGAGAATACTATGTTGGTCGTACAGAATTCTGTTCACCAGAGGTGGATCCTGAGGTCTTGATATCGTCAACAGAGAAGTCTTTACGTATCGGTAAATTCTATGATGTTTGCATCACAGACTCCGATGAGTTTGACCTTTTTGGAGAGGTTGTTAAGTGA
- a CDS encoding HU family DNA-binding protein codes for MAKSAIQLITSALAKQHNLSADDAAAFVDAFFDIISSELKNGNQVKIKGLGTFKVQAVKPRESVNVNTGERVLIEGHDKISFTPDTVMKELVNKPFSQFETVVINDGVDTEELERIPAEDSSDEVKSELVDDATTKNTSEEKLLVEEERTEVEDTKDETNNISSVKGGAEIEAEDNLNEKNLPIDVIEEPTTEENEAIFDSEEKPSNLEEKKEEKQEVAKEVDSKVDSIVESKVDAIVEPKVEEETIEVEVKSVQSVANTSEEREESSNENNIDKKELPNSSEPTHILDDEDTDVESSENGILKKVALVAFIVIICLGIFLWARMSSTNSKKKTKEVAEQVNTSEDHSSLSTQTVSADTTSVTKVHKTPEKKETAKVDSFMALNSDPRIRYGAYNIIGIDRIVVLKKGETMEKYSRKTLGADMVGYFQVLNGRKTMQAGDTMKVPKVELRPEYRK; via the coding sequence ATGGCTAAGAGTGCAATACAATTAATTACAAGTGCATTGGCTAAACAGCATAATCTGTCGGCTGATGATGCGGCAGCTTTTGTTGATGCCTTTTTTGACATTATAAGTTCTGAATTAAAAAACGGTAATCAAGTAAAGATTAAAGGACTTGGAACCTTTAAGGTTCAAGCTGTTAAACCACGTGAGAGTGTTAACGTTAATACTGGTGAACGTGTACTTATTGAAGGTCATGACAAGATCAGTTTCACTCCAGATACAGTGATGAAGGAACTTGTGAACAAACCTTTCTCGCAATTTGAGACTGTCGTTATCAATGATGGCGTTGACACAGAGGAGTTAGAACGTATTCCTGCTGAAGATAGTTCTGATGAGGTAAAATCAGAACTTGTTGATGATGCCACAACAAAAAATACTTCTGAAGAAAAACTACTTGTCGAGGAGGAAAGAACAGAAGTAGAAGATACAAAGGATGAAACTAATAATATTAGTTCTGTAAAAGGGGGTGCGGAAATAGAGGCAGAAGATAATCTCAATGAAAAGAACTTACCGATTGATGTTATAGAAGAGCCTACTACAGAAGAAAATGAGGCTATCTTTGATTCAGAAGAAAAACCTTCTAATCTTGAAGAAAAGAAAGAGGAAAAACAGGAGGTTGCTAAAGAGGTAGATTCTAAGGTCGATTCAATTGTTGAGTCAAAGGTTGACGCTATAGTTGAACCAAAGGTTGAGGAGGAAACTATAGAGGTTGAAGTTAAGTCTGTACAATCTGTTGCTAATACATCAGAAGAACGAGAAGAGTCTTCAAATGAGAATAATATTGATAAAAAAGAATTACCAAATAGTTCTGAACCAACTCATATTCTTGACGACGAAGACACTGATGTAGAAAGTTCAGAGAATGGTATACTAAAGAAGGTTGCATTGGTTGCATTTATTGTAATCATATGTCTTGGTATTTTTCTTTGGGCACGAATGAGTAGCACAAACTCAAAGAAGAAGACGAAAGAAGTAGCAGAGCAAGTAAATACTTCAGAAGATCATTCTTCTCTTAGCACACAGACTGTCTCTGCAGATACAACATCTGTAACTAAAGTTCATAAAACACCTGAAAAGAAAGAGACAGCTAAAGTTGATTCTTTTATGGCTTTAAATAGTGACCCTCGTATCCGTTATGGTGCTTATAATATTATAGGCATTGATCGCATTGTAGTGTTGAAGAAAGGTGAGACTATGGAGAAGTATAGCCGAAAGACACTTGGTGCTGATATGGTTGGGTATTTTCAGGTTCTTAATGGTCGTAAGACAATGCAAGCTGGTGACACCATGAAAGTTCCAAAGGTTGAATTAAGACCAGAGTATAGAAAGTAA
- the ftsY gene encoding signal recognition particle-docking protein FtsY yields the protein MGLFGLFGKKKKETLDKGLEKTKENVFSKLTRAVAGKSKVDDEVLDDLEEILVTSDVGVDTTIKIIRRIEERVARDKYVSTSELNSILKSEITALLTENNTGDNGEWTLPENTHPYVILVVGVNGVGKTTTIGKLAWQFKQAGKKVYLGAADTFRAAAVEQIQIWGDRVGVPVVKQQMGADPASVAFDTLQSAKANGADVVIIDTAGRLHNKVGLMNELKKIKDVMKKVVPEAPHEVLLVLDGSTGQNAFEQARQFAAVTQITSLAITKLDGTAKGGVVIGISDQLKVPVKYIGLGEGMEDLQLFDKVQFVDSLFK from the coding sequence ATGGGATTATTCGGTTTATTCGGTAAGAAGAAAAAAGAAACACTTGACAAAGGACTTGAGAAAACAAAAGAAAATGTTTTCTCAAAACTGACACGTGCAGTGGCAGGAAAGTCAAAAGTAGATGATGAGGTCTTAGACGACCTTGAAGAGATTCTTGTAACGTCTGATGTAGGTGTAGATACAACTATTAAGATTATCCGACGCATTGAAGAACGCGTTGCCCGCGATAAGTATGTTTCAACAAGCGAGCTTAATAGTATTCTTAAAAGTGAGATAACGGCATTACTCACTGAAAATAATACAGGAGACAATGGTGAATGGACGTTACCAGAAAATACACATCCATACGTTATACTTGTTGTCGGAGTAAATGGTGTAGGTAAGACTACAACCATAGGTAAACTTGCTTGGCAGTTTAAGCAAGCTGGAAAGAAAGTTTATCTCGGTGCAGCTGACACCTTCCGCGCTGCCGCTGTTGAGCAGATTCAAATTTGGGGCGACCGTGTTGGTGTTCCTGTAGTGAAACAGCAGATGGGAGCAGACCCTGCAAGTGTTGCTTTTGATACGCTACAAAGTGCTAAAGCAAATGGTGCGGATGTAGTGATTATAGATACGGCAGGTCGTTTGCACAACAAAGTAGGTTTGATGAACGAGTTGAAGAAAATCAAGGACGTAATGAAAAAGGTTGTTCCTGAGGCTCCACACGAGGTACTGCTTGTACTTGATGGAAGTACTGGACAGAATGCCTTTGAACAAGCACGTCAGTTTGCTGCTGTTACACAGATTACATCTCTGGCTATTACAAAACTCGATGGAACCGCTAAGGGTGGAGTCGTGATAGGTATTAGTGACCAATTGAAGGTTCCTGTTAAGTATATTGGATTAGGTGAAGGCATGGAAGACTTGCAGCTTTTTGATAAGGTGCAGTTTGTTGATAGCCTATTTAAATAG
- a CDS encoding DUF58 domain-containing protein, whose amino-acid sequence MDTTELLKKVRKIEIKTLGLSQNIFAGQYHSAFKGRGMAFSEVREYQYGDDVRDIDWNVTGRFHRPYVKVFEEERELTVMLLIDVSGSLDFGTSGQLKRECATEIAATLAFSAIQNNDKIGVIFFSDYIEKYIAPKKGRKHILYLIREMLTFTPNSKRTDVGVSLEYLNKVMKRRCTAFVISDFYTRKDFSQELRIANKKHDVVAIQIYDPRAKEMPDVGLMKVVDAETGHEMYIDTHDARLRKVHNKYWEEREIRLHEMLSQSHVDSVAIATDDDYVKMLMTLFSKRNR is encoded by the coding sequence ATGGATACTACTGAATTACTAAAGAAAGTCCGAAAGATTGAAATCAAGACCTTAGGACTGAGCCAGAATATCTTTGCTGGGCAGTATCATTCTGCCTTTAAAGGGCGTGGTATGGCTTTTTCTGAAGTACGCGAGTATCAGTATGGTGATGATGTTAGAGATATTGATTGGAATGTGACAGGACGTTTTCATCGTCCATACGTTAAGGTTTTTGAAGAAGAACGTGAGTTGACAGTGATGCTGCTAATAGATGTCAGTGGCTCGCTTGATTTTGGTACTTCTGGCCAGTTAAAACGCGAGTGTGCTACGGAGATAGCCGCTACTTTAGCATTCTCTGCTATTCAAAATAATGATAAGATTGGTGTTATATTTTTCTCAGATTATATAGAGAAGTATATTGCTCCAAAGAAAGGACGTAAGCATATTCTTTATCTTATTAGAGAGATGCTTACTTTTACTCCGAATAGCAAGAGAACAGATGTTGGTGTAAGTCTTGAATACCTTAACAAGGTAATGAAGCGTCGTTGTACAGCCTTTGTAATCAGTGATTTCTATACTCGTAAGGATTTTAGTCAAGAACTACGAATAGCTAATAAAAAACATGATGTTGTTGCCATTCAAATTTATGACCCTCGAGCAAAAGAAATGCCTGATGTTGGCTTAATGAAGGTTGTTGATGCAGAAACAGGGCATGAGATGTATATTGATACTCATGATGCTCGTTTACGAAAAGTACATAATAAATATTGGGAGGAGCGTGAGATACGATTACATGAGATGTTAAGTCAGAGTCATGTAGATAGTGTGGCTATAGCAACGGATGACGACTATGTAAAGATGTTGATGACGTTGTTTTCAAAGAGAAACCGATGA